Proteins from a genomic interval of Candidatus Eremiobacterota bacterium:
- a CDS encoding HlyD family efflux transporter periplasmic adaptor subunit, protein MDKNRIIQLVLMAIFIGLMLVAGCNFIKELQGEKKESKTIIDVSGRIEGDQFNAGAKVTGKVDRLLVDEGDTVKRGQLLGSIYSEQLKASVDSAKKEVEIWKSRIIQSESALEQAKARTHASVNQAEAGLNVNTSQLNKAQALYKQSVAQLDQSVLAVRQAELDHAQAGASLKKAKANLDYNDKEFQRYKNLLKEDAIPKTKYDAVETQYITAREDFVLAKKQVDKALTAIDTAKKNLNVANANVNIGIAGIKEGASSVEAGRANVNLAQVGSYDIEQREKDVKMAHQSLAKAQDALKSALADLEDSRVYAPIDGSVINKIVEPGEVIAGGTPLVTVVDLNKLYLRAFMPTERRDRIKIGNAVKITPDGLDQSFEGVVYKISDKNEFTPKNVETKDQRTKLVFSVKIRILDNKEKKLTPGMPCEAQIDTARNISTEGLDKPEK, encoded by the coding sequence ATGGACAAGAACAGGATTATTCAACTCGTGCTGATGGCCATTTTCATAGGCCTCATGCTTGTTGCGGGGTGCAACTTCATCAAGGAGCTCCAGGGCGAAAAGAAAGAATCAAAGACCATCATCGACGTGAGCGGCCGCATCGAGGGTGATCAGTTCAACGCCGGCGCGAAAGTGACGGGAAAAGTGGACCGTCTCCTTGTCGATGAAGGTGATACAGTAAAGAGAGGCCAGCTTCTTGGCTCCATATACTCCGAGCAGCTCAAGGCCAGCGTCGATTCAGCGAAAAAAGAGGTTGAGATATGGAAAAGCCGCATCATACAGTCCGAATCGGCGCTGGAGCAGGCCAAGGCAAGAACCCATGCCTCTGTCAATCAGGCAGAGGCAGGTCTGAACGTGAACACCTCGCAGCTCAACAAGGCCCAGGCCCTTTACAAACAGAGCGTGGCGCAGCTTGACCAGTCCGTCCTTGCCGTCAGGCAGGCCGAACTGGACCATGCCCAGGCAGGGGCCAGCCTCAAGAAGGCAAAGGCAAACCTCGATTACAATGACAAGGAATTCCAGCGCTACAAGAACCTCCTCAAGGAGGACGCCATCCCGAAGACAAAATATGATGCCGTCGAGACACAGTACATCACCGCAAGGGAGGATTTTGTGCTGGCGAAAAAGCAGGTTGACAAAGCCCTCACCGCCATTGACACGGCGAAAAAAAACCTTAATGTCGCCAATGCCAACGTGAATATCGGCATTGCGGGGATCAAGGAGGGAGCCTCGTCGGTCGAAGCGGGAAGAGCCAACGTAAACCTTGCCCAGGTCGGGTCCTATGATATCGAGCAGCGGGAAAAAGATGTGAAAATGGCCCATCAAAGCCTTGCGAAAGCCCAGGACGCCCTCAAGTCTGCCTTGGCGGACCTTGAGGACTCCCGCGTCTATGCACCGATTGACGGCAGCGTCATCAACAAGATAGTGGAGCCTGGCGAGGTCATTGCAGGCGGAACTCCCCTCGTCACCGTCGTTGACCTCAACAAGCTCTATCTCCGGGCTTTCATGCCCACAGAGAGGCGCGACAGAATAAAGATCGGCAATGCCGTAAAAATCACACCCGACGGCCTGGACCAGAGCTTTGAAGGTGTCGTCTATAAGATATCCGACAAGAACGAGTTCACCCCCAAGAACGTGGAGACCAAGGACCAGAGAACCAAGCTGGTCTTTTCCGTGAAAATCAGGATACTGGACAACAAGGAGAAAAAGCTCACGCCAGGCATGCCCTGCGAGGCCCAGATTGACACGGCCAGGAACATCTCCACCGAAGGCCTGGATAAGCCGGAAAAATAA
- a CDS encoding ATP-binding cassette domain-containing protein encodes MDSILTVTSVSKSFRKVQALKNVSLKVKKGEIFGLIGPDGAGKSTLIYIIGGLLRPNDGSVTLLENDMLKDPEVVKPHLGILPQGLGLSLAAELSIEENVNYFAEINSVDPKKRETLKTDLLEVTKLMRFKDRAAKNLSGGMKQKLGICCTLIHSPKMVFLDEPTTGVDPISRRDIWYLINKILKENDITIFLTTSYMDEAERCHRMALMHLGEVVAMGDINDLTRQIDGRLIEIYVDDQQKALGIFKNMEAIKVIYPAGIKLNAIYSGQEAAGDSIKSFGEAHDIKVNRIEEVVPTLEDVFLSKIMKQAAGFNQEALEEFYNVPGKTQCRKSSDDIMIEVKNLYKIFGNYTAVDNVSFDVKRGEIFGFLGPNGAGKTTTIKMLCGLFPPTKGSGKISSFDIMKEQWKIKENIGYMSQKFSLYRDLTVGENIELYAGIYGVPESDLQRRKELILKVADLEGKGDIITDSLPMGIKQRLALGCAIIHQPEVIFLDEPTSGVDPIARRIFWDIIFYLSQKICVTILVTTHYMDEAEQCNRISLMHMGRLIALGASLELKKKVTAEIGLMLEILTTAPFESYDILGRHFGFCNIFGRTIHLYTRDGAKDEGKIRQLLSEQKIEVLDMREKLMPFEDVFVYFCEKAEKGEI; translated from the coding sequence ATGGACTCAATTCTCACCGTGACCAGTGTGTCCAAAAGCTTCAGGAAGGTTCAGGCCCTCAAGAATGTCTCTCTTAAAGTGAAAAAAGGCGAGATATTCGGTCTCATAGGCCCCGACGGCGCGGGGAAAAGCACCCTGATCTACATCATAGGGGGGCTCCTGCGCCCGAACGATGGCTCGGTGACTCTGCTGGAGAACGACATGCTCAAAGATCCCGAGGTGGTGAAGCCTCACCTTGGCATCCTTCCCCAGGGCCTTGGCCTGTCGCTGGCCGCCGAGCTCTCCATAGAGGAGAACGTAAATTACTTCGCCGAGATCAACAGCGTGGACCCGAAAAAGCGGGAAACCCTCAAGACGGACCTCCTGGAAGTGACAAAGCTGATGCGCTTCAAGGACAGGGCCGCCAAGAACCTCTCGGGCGGCATGAAGCAGAAGCTCGGCATCTGCTGCACCCTCATCCACTCACCCAAGATGGTCTTCCTGGACGAGCCCACCACCGGCGTCGATCCAATCTCCAGGAGGGACATCTGGTATCTCATCAACAAGATCCTGAAGGAGAACGACATCACCATCTTTCTCACCACCTCCTACATGGACGAGGCTGAGCGCTGCCACCGCATGGCCCTCATGCACCTTGGCGAGGTTGTGGCCATGGGTGATATCAATGACCTCACCAGGCAGATCGACGGCAGGCTTATTGAGATCTACGTGGACGATCAGCAGAAGGCTCTTGGCATCTTCAAGAATATGGAGGCGATAAAAGTCATTTACCCCGCCGGGATCAAGCTTAACGCCATATACAGCGGGCAGGAGGCCGCCGGTGACTCCATCAAGAGCTTCGGTGAGGCCCATGACATCAAGGTGAACCGCATCGAGGAAGTGGTGCCCACTCTGGAAGACGTGTTCCTGTCGAAGATTATGAAGCAGGCCGCAGGATTCAACCAGGAGGCCCTCGAGGAGTTCTACAATGTGCCGGGGAAAACGCAATGCAGGAAGAGCAGCGACGATATCATGATCGAGGTGAAGAACCTCTACAAGATATTCGGGAACTACACGGCAGTGGACAACGTGAGCTTTGACGTGAAGCGCGGCGAGATATTCGGCTTCCTGGGCCCCAACGGCGCCGGCAAGACGACGACGATAAAGATGCTCTGTGGCCTCTTCCCGCCCACGAAAGGCTCGGGCAAGATAAGCTCCTTTGACATCATGAAGGAGCAGTGGAAGATCAAGGAAAACATCGGCTACATGTCGCAGAAGTTCTCCCTTTACCGCGATCTCACCGTGGGCGAGAATATCGAGCTTTACGCGGGCATATACGGTGTCCCTGAAAGCGACCTCCAGAGAAGAAAAGAGCTCATCCTGAAGGTGGCCGACCTCGAGGGGAAGGGGGATATCATCACCGACAGCCTCCCCATGGGCATCAAGCAGCGCCTGGCCCTGGGGTGCGCCATCATCCACCAGCCTGAAGTGATATTCCTTGACGAGCCCACGTCAGGCGTCGATCCCATCGCCCGGAGAATATTCTGGGACATCATCTTCTACCTCTCCCAAAAAATCTGCGTCACCATTCTCGTGACGACCCACTATATGGACGAAGCCGAGCAGTGCAACAGGATCTCCCTGATGCACATGGGGCGCCTGATAGCCCTGGGAGCTTCCCTGGAGCTGAAGAAGAAGGTCACCGCAGAGATAGGCCTGATGCTTGAAATCCTCACGACGGCGCCCTTTGAGAGTTATGACATCCTGGGGAGACATTTCGGCTTCTGCAACATATTCGGGAGGACCATCCATCTCTATACCAGGGATGGCGCCAAGGATGAAGGGAAAATAAGACAGCTCCTCTCGGAGCAGAAAATCGAGGTCCTGGACATGAGAGAAAAGCTCATGCCTTTTGAAGATGTCTTTGTCTATTTCTGTGAAAAAGCCGAAAAGGGGGAAATCTGA